The DNA segment CAAGTGGTTTGGCCAGAGATTATTTCGGGCATTATGGGTGGTTGCTGGGGCTAAATTTTCATCTGAAAACATGGACTTTTGATTTCAGCAGTAAACATTTTCAAAGCCTTATTACTCCCGTTGCTGTCGGGCAAAGCATAATATTTTCCTTTGGGAAAAAGTTTTAGGTTAAATTTTCCGGAAAATTTCAGTTAAGTTTTTTCTATGGGAAAATTCTGTTCCCGGTCTTTTGAAATCAGAAATAAACTGCCCTCAGTTCACTACATTTTCAGAAACTCCGGATGAATGAAAAGCAAATTTTTTTGCCTCAAGCCTGATTTTGATGAAATGATAAACCGTAAGGTTTAAAAGAATCAGAGAAAACCCATAGACAAAGTCTTCAAGAGGAATGGTAAAAATGCGGATGCCAAGATTTTCAGCCTGATTGTACCAAACAACCTCTTCCGGGATAAATGAGCCGGTTAGTAATCCGTTGACAAGAAAAAAAGGTATCAGCATGACCAGATAGCTGAGGTAGAATCGGGAAAGGAACTCATGCTTCAAAACATACTGATTAATGATAATAAGTATTGATGCAAGTGTAAATGTTATAAAAGTGTAGATTTTACCGTAATTGACAAATGCGATGGTCAGCAGTATGACTGAAAGTGCGGGTGAAATATATTTTACAGAGGAATGAAAATAGTTTTTAACCCCGTAAGCAATCAATACCTCATAAATAAATATACAGGCATAGGGAACCACAATGAAAAACATCCACTCCTCAACGGGCAAGTTAAAAAGGTAAATCCCCGAAATATAAATTTTATTAAATCCCCATACACCTGCCCGGGTGAATAATATATCCCATGGGATAAACACCAACATGGATACAATGACCGATGGGATTAAATATTTCCAGTTTGTACAGAAATGAACTTTTTTATCAAAGCTCAAAATGAGCGGGAAAATAAAGGTAAAAATGATAATCAGCAGATAAAGGAATTTCATTGCGACTTATTTTTTCTGAATTCCTGACGATAATAGGAGAGAGGGGCAATCAGAAAACCATAGTTTTTTTGACTGTGAGGCAGATGGTGGTCAAGATGCGCCTGAACGGTTGCCCTCAGATAACGGTTCGAGAAGTTTTTAAACAAACGTATTCGCTGATGAACATAAATGTCGTGAAACAAAAAATAAAACAATCCGTAAAGCGAAATTCCCAGACCAATTGAAAACTTAATGTTGACGACTGGTACTGTTCCAAGTATTGTTAAAAGAATACCCGGAACAGCAAATATGACAGCAAACCAGTCGTTTTTCTCTAATTTTCTGCCGTCTCTGATATGATGATCTTTATGCAGTGACCATAAAAAACCATGCATGACATATTTGTGTGTAAACCATGCAACAAATTCCATAAACAGAAAGGAGGCAATGAATAAGATTATCTGAATTGTCATGTTTTCTCTTTTCCTGAAAAACAAATAAGTTGAAGAAATGTTCAGTGAAAAAATGATGAAGCTTATAGAGAGGCAGAGATGATTTTCTTTCCTTCAGGATTCGAAACCAAGCTGGCGCTCTGCAAAAGCCTTAAAATCATCTGAAAAAAATACATAGGTTTATTAATGAAAGGTTTAGGTGGGTTTTGCTGTTTATTGTCCGGAAATGCTGAGGATTTCTTCTATCAGCAGGCGATTGTTCGACAGGCGGGGAACCTTGTGCTGCCCGCCAAGTTTACCTTTGTTTTTCAGCCAGTTATAAAAAGTCCCTTCAGGCATAACCCTGACGACAGGCCTTCCTAATGCCAGATCGCCTGATCTTTTGGTTTCATAATCACTGTTCAGCTCTTTGAGTTTTTCGTCAAGAAAACTGATAAACAATTCCAGATCATCCGGCTCCTTTTGAAATTCAATCAGCCACTCATGTGCTCCCGACCGGTTACGGGATAAAAAAACAGGCCCTGCAGTATAGTCTCTGATAATGGCAGAGGTCTTCCGGCAGGCATAGGCGATAGCCTTTTCGGCATTATCGATGATTAACTCTTCGCCAAAGGCATTGATGAAATGTTTGGTCCTGCCACTCAAAATAAAACGGTAAGGATGGATGGAGGTAAAAACAATGGTATCACCTATTAAATATCTCCACAAGCCTGAATTGGTTGAGATGACCATGGCATAATTAATTCCGGTTTTAACTTCAGAAAGTCCGATGGTTTCATGATGGTTTTGTGTAAGGCCGTCAGTTGGAATAAACTCATAGAAAATGCCATGATTGAGCAGTAAAAGAAAATCGCTTCTGGAAGGGTCATCCTGAAAACCAAAGAATCCCTCACTGGCATTGTAGGTTTCGAGATATTTAATCTGAGAACCTGGCAGGTAATTCCCGAAAAGCTGACGATAGGGTGAAAAACTTACCCCTCCGTGAATAAACAATTCAAGATTAGGCCAGACCTCATGAATATTTGCTGCACCTGTATTTTGTAAAATTTTGTCAAACAGTACACATGTCCATGTGGGAACTCCGGTAATGTGGGTTATATTTTTTGCCGGCATTTCGCGGGCCATCACATTTATTTTTTCTTCCCAATCAGCTATCTGAAGAATTCTTTTTCCCGGATTTTGCCAGAATTTTGTCCAAAGTGGCAGATTTTCACTCAATATTGCCGAAATATCTCCGGTAACAGATTTTTCATATTCACGGTTTAGCTGTGTACTTCCGCCAATGATGAGCCCGCTTCCGTAAAATATTGAAGTCTCAGGATAATTTTTGACGAAAACTGCCAGCATATCTCGTCCGGCTTTGTAATGACAGTCTTTCAAAGTCTGCCTGCTGACCGGAATAAATTTACTTTTATCGCTGGTGGTGCCCGATGATTTTGCAAACCATCTGACCCGTCCCGGCCATAATATATGATTTTCTCCTTTGAGTGCCTGTTGGATAAAAGGTTTCAGACTTTCATAGTCACTGACAGGGATCAAAGAAAAAAAATCGGAAGCATTTTTTATTGATTTTCTGCTGATTACATTAGCATATTTTGTCGATTTCAGTTTTAAAATCAGGTAATTTAATATTTTTTCCTGTGCTTTGAAAGGATTTTCAACTGACCATTGCAATCTTCTGTATCTTCTGCTAAGGCCTTTTTCAATTGTACGGTTTAAAAATCGTCCCAAATCTGCTTATTTTAATCAGGTTCAAAAATAAACCCCGCATGAGAAAAATCATTTAGGCTGTCAGAAAAAAAATAAACTTTTTTTTGCAGAATATATTTTTAACAGTATATTTGCCTCCGTAAGGCTAAGTTTATCTTATGCAATTTGACAATATTTTGTAAACAATTTAAACGGATGATCATGATAAAGAATTGTACACGAATTTTTACCGGCTTGTTATTCACCGGTTTGCTGTTTTTCAGCATGCAGTCTTTCGGGCAGCTCAGTGGGAATTACACCATTGGGGGTACTGGGGCAAACTATGCAACTTTTACTGCGGCAGTAAATGCTCTTTCCACTTATGGTGTTTCTGGTCCTGTTACTTTTACGGTAGCAGCCGGAACCTATAATGAGCAAATAAGCATTAGCAGTATTACAGGTGCCAGTGCCACCAATACCATCACTTTTGACGGAGTGGATAAAAATACCCGAATACTGACTTATAGTGCCTCCTCGACAGCAAATATGGCTACTGTTACATTTAATGCCTGCAGTTATGTAACCTTTAAGAACCTGACTATCAATTCCACAGGCTCTTCCTATGCTTTGGGGGTATATTTTGCACCTTACTCAACTTATAACAAAGTTACCAACTGCAACATTGTTGTTCCTCAGATTTCCAGCACTTATGTGGGTGCTGTCAGGGCAACCAGTGCTCAGTCATCCTATTCATCCGCCTGTGCTGGTCTTAAATATAATGAAGTATCATACAACTATATTTCAGGTGGTTATTTCACAGTTGTTTTTTATGGGAACCAATACAGCGGCTCTTACGACAATATCGGTAATAAATTCAACTACAATACCGTTGACTGGGCATATTACTACAAACTTTACTGGTATTATCAGGGCACTTATGAAGTCATAGGCAACAAATTTACAAAAGCCTATGGTGCCGGTTATGGTTATCCGACTTATATTTATTACTGCTCTGAAGGAAAAGTGAATGAAAACTTTATCCCGATGGGATTTTATGGCCTTATGCTTTATTATGAAAACTATGCCTCTGGTGCAACCAGTAAAACCACCGAAGTCTATAATAACATGATCATGGACCCGGTCTATACTTCCTACCATTATGGAATTTATACCTATTATGGTTATAATCTGCAGATTTATCACAATAGCATATGGGTTATGCCAGGTTCCAGTTCAACAAGTTATAGTTGTTTATACGATTATTACGGATATTACCACAAAATTAAAAACAATATTTTTGTCAATACAGGGAACGGGTCCTGTATGTATTTATATTACAATGCCATTTACAGTGGCGATGTCGATTACAACAATTATTACTCAACAGGCAGCTATTTTGTCATCTGGCAGGGTACTATGTACAGTAATATTTCTAGTCTGAAATCAGGTATTAGCAATCAGAATCAAAACTCGGTTTCTGAGACTCCTCATTTTACAAATATTGCCGATTTGCATTACAGTTTTGGGACAATTCCGAAATTCGCTCCATATTTGAGCCAGGTACCTAAAGATATTGATCTTCAGAACCGTAATACCACCAGTACTATGTTAGGAGCTGATGAACAGGAATTTCCTGACTATGATTTGGATATTATTTCAATTGTATCTCCCGAAGTACCGGCTGTAGGGAACAATATTGTTAAAATTAAATTTGTCAATGGAGGTTCAAAGCCTATACCTGCCCAGACCCTTTACTTTAGCTATCAGGTTAATGGCGGTAGCTGGACTAATGGAACCCTCACATTGACTTCACCGATTCAACCCTTTACCCAACCAATTGAATATACCTTTAGTACGCCCTGGTATATAGCTTCAGCCGGAACTTATACTCTTACAGTCAGAAATTATCCGCAAATTTCAGGTGATCCTGATAACAGCGATGAGATAAGCGTAACAACCTGTACAGGATTTCAGGGAAATTATACCATTGATGCCGCAGGAGGTGGTAACTTTACCAACTTTGATGATGCTATTTCCCAGATGGTTAACTGTGGAGTTTCCGGGCCGGTTTATTTCACTGTAAAAGCCGGCACCTATGGAGCTTTTCAGCTCAATGAAATTAAAGGTGTTTCAGCTACCAACACCATTAAATTTATTGGTGAAGACAAATCCAAGGTCATCATTCAACATGCCGGAAGTACTACAAATGATGGTTTACAGGCAAATATCCGTTTCAACGGAGCTGATTATATTACAATCGCCAACATGACCATCATCAATACAGGTACTTCTTATGGAGAAGGTATTCACCTTATTAATAAATCCAACTACAATACTTTCGAGAACCTTGATATTAAAGTTGCATCCAATACATCAACCTATATCCTTCCATTAGTGGGTTCAGGGAACTTTACATCCTATTCATCGCAGGCTGAATGGGGAAATTACAATACCTTTAAAAATGTCTCCACCGACAAAGGCTATTTTGGTATTGTTATGTATGGTCCGGTTGTTTACAATACTTTTGATCATTGCACCGTTGAAAATGCCTACTATTACGGAATGTATCTGTATTATTCCACCAAGACCAAGGTGCAATATTGTAAGATATGGAAATTCGGATATTCAAGTGCCTATGGGATCTTATCATACTATGGTGATGGCGACACTATTGTTGGAAACTATATTGAACCCGGTCAGTATGGAATAATGAGTTATTATCAGAATTACTATAACCAAAACAGCCGGTCATTATTGGCCAACAACATGATTACCAATTTCATGAATACTCAGTATCAGACCGGTTTCTATATTTACTACAACTATTATACTCAGGTTGTAAACAACGCTGTTTGGGTGGATGGAAGTTATAACTACTATAGTTATGCAGCTATTTTGGATTACTACTACAATTACTACACTACAATTGCCAATAACATATTAATCAGTACCAATCAGACTTATCTTTACTCGCATTATTATCCAACCAGCCCTTCAGGTATGGTCGTGGATTACAATGTTTACTACCATACAGGAACAGCCTCTACTTATTTCAGCATTTATGGGACCGGCTATTCATACCAGAATTTTGTTGCCCGTACGGCAGAGCTTGGGCCTCACGACCAGAACAGCTGGTATCAGCAGGATCCGCAAGTAGTTGGTAAAACCGACCTGCACCTGCCAAAAGGAACACTTGGACGATATGGCTATTATGTTCCCGGAAATAAATTTGATTTTGACGGAGATCCGAGATGTGCCCTCGCAACTTTTGTCGGGCCCGATGAACCGACATGGAAGGTGGTAAAATCCGATTTTGTCTATGATGATACCATGTGTCGTCAGGCTCCTGTTACCTTCTATAACACAGGTGTAGAGAAAGATCCGAGGGTAACAAAATGGTTTGTCAGAAATGTATTGAAGGCTACAACATTCCACTTTACCACAACTATTCAGGATAAAGGGTACGATACCATTACACTTGTCCAGCAAACATGTGCCAGTACAGACACTATAACAAAGAGAGTTTTCTTTGATGATGTACAGGCAACTCCTGCTGTAGAATTCATGGTTTCCAAAAATGTGGTGGAGGTAAACGAAGTAGTTCAGCTTGGTGATTTGAGTAAAAACTGTCCGACAGAGTGGGAATGGGAATTCAGCCCGGCAAAAAAATTCAATCCTTTAACCAATAAAATGGAAGATGTGGTTGAATATGTGGACAATACAACGGCAACCTCACAGAATCCAAGAGTAATCTTTAAATTCAGCGGTGAATATGATGTTTGCCTGACAGCTAAAAACTCGAAAGGAACAAGTCCGAAAACCTGTAAAACAGGGTATATCAACGTGAAATTCAGCGACAATATGTGTGGCGTCAGCAATTTTGTTGATCAGGCTTTCGGTGTCATTTACGATGATGGAGGTCCGACAGGAAATCATGGAAAAGAAAAGAAATGTACCTATCTGATTAAGGCATGCGGAAATGTGGTGGATGTTACCTTGTCTGACTTCAACCTGGGTGCTGAAGCTTATCTGAGACTCTATGATGGTTCTTCAAACCAGGGGACCCCGTTGTGGAACCCTGCTTATGGACCAAAAGGTATGACTGGCAATATGAACGATTTAAGATTCCAGTCTTCCTTCCAGGTAACAAAAACTGGGATGTTGTATGTTGAATTTGTTTCCGATGTTCAGGCAGGAAGCGGATTTAAACTGGAATGGGCATCCAGTGGAAAAGGCAGTTATCAGAAACCTGTTGCCAGCTTTGATTGTGCCGATTCCGGCTGTATTGGTGTACCATTTTACTACCAGAATACTTCGATGGCTGATCCCAAAGCTACTGTCTTTTTCTGGGATTTCAATGGTAATGGTATTATCGACAGCCGTGAATATGATGGTGTATTTATTGACAATTCTTTCCAGGGAGTCGCTGCCACCTATAAAACTATTTTGATAGCCAACAATTGTGCTGGAACAGATACTGCAGAAAAAATTGTTACCCTGATCAATCCACAGAAAGCTCCGACAGGTGTTATTCATGTGGATGTCCCTGCACCGGTAGCCAATCAGGATGTGGTTACTTTAAGTACAGTATCACCTGCTCTGACTTGTGTCAATACTTGGGAATGGAGCATTACTCCATCTACTTTCTATTTCGAAGCAGGTACAGACAAATATAGCGAAAATCCGAAAATTGTTTTCCAGGATACCAATTGCTATGATATCTCAGTGGTGATGGGTAATAAAAATACAGCATGGAAAACGCAGACAACAAAGCTTTGTGCTGTAAAACCCAAAACTTATTGCAATGCCGTAGTGATGAACACACATCCAGACATGGGTATCAGCCGCGTAAAAGTCGGAAGTATAGATAACACCAGCGATATTGGTGTAACACCTTATTCCAACTTTACCAATACGACTTCAACCAATCTGTACATGGGTCAGGATTATGAAATTACCCTTGAACGACAGACAAACTTCAATAAACTGACTGCAAGAGTATGGATCGACTGGAACAATGACGGTGATATGGATGATCCGGGAGAAGAAATTGCAGCTACCAATAATTATACAGGATTAAGCTGGACTGCTAAATTCACTGTACCAGCCACTGCCAGCCTTGGCGCAAGCATGATGAGAGTCAGTGTTGGTTTCGGTGTTTACCAGAATAAACCTTGTGGACCGCTGCAGTTTGGTGAAGTAGAAGACTACCGTGTATTCATTTCTCCGGACAATGAACCTCCTGTAATTACCATCAATGGCAGTAACCCCGCTTCAGTTGAAGTTGGATATCCCTATACAGATGATGGAGCCATTGCCACTGATAATATTATGGGTAATATTACAAATACCCTCTATAATGGAAACCCATTGTTTACAACATATAATGCAGTCAAAACCGACAAGATGGGAACTTACTTTGTCTATTACAATGCCTGTGATACACTGGGCAACTGTTCAGATGCCAGAAGAACCGTTTATGTTACAGAAGATAAGACCCCACCGGTAATTACACTTATTGGCGGAGATCCGATATATGTTGCTGTTAACAAACCTTTTGTTGATACTTTCTTCAAAGCTACCGACCTTGCTGACGGTGATATTACAAATAAAGTTCAGATCAGTGGAAACCTTGATGTTTATAAACTCGGATCTTATACCCGTCAATACTATGTTGAAGACAATGCTGGTTTATCTGATACCAAGACAAGGACAATCATTGTTGTTGACAATGCTGCACCGGATATCGCTCTTATTGGCGACAACCCGATGTATCTTGAAATCATGAAACCGTTTACTGATCCGGGTGTAACTTATTCAGACAACTATTGGCCAAACAACAAGATTGCGCTGAGTGTATCCGGTTTGGTTGACAATACCAAGATTGGTTCTTACACCATTACTTATTCAGTTACCGATTATTCAGGAAACGGTCCGAATTCAATAACCAGAACGGTTATTGTTTGGGACAGCACTGCTCCTGTTATCGAAGCCATGGGCGGAGATGTCATTGAACATGAAGTCAATACTCAGTTTATCGATCCGGGTCTGAATATCATCGACAATTCACTTTCAGGATTTACTGTTACCCGTTGGGGCTCTTTCCTGACCAAATTCCCCAATGAATTCCCGACTAAACTCGGTAACTTCATTATCTTCTATAAAGTTACAGATGCTGCAGGCAATGTCAGTGAAATTCTGGGTAGAATTATCAAGGTGGTTGATACAAAAGCTCCTGTTCTTACCCTCAATGGTTCACCTTACGTCATTATTGAAAAATGGGATAATTATGTTGATGCAGGTTATACTATTTCTGACAATTATTATGATGTAGGGGATCTGGATATTACAGTGGACAATACAGTCAACGTTCATGAACCGGGACTTTATCATGTCTGCTATCAGGCTACTGATCCAAGTGGAAACAAAACTCCTGAAGTTTGCCGCATTGTAAAGGTCATTTATGTTAATACAGGAGTCGAAGAAGCCAATAGCAGCAAGGTAAGCGTTTATCCAAACCCAACAAACGGAAATATATCTGTTGACCTGAGGCTTCCGCTTAATACAGAAGTAACAGTAAGCATTACAGATATGATGGGAAGGGAAATTGTAGTTCTCAACAAGGGCATGTTGAAAAACGCAAAATTTGACGTTGACCTGAGCAACTTCAGCAGTGGTGTTTACTTTGTAAAGGTACAGACAGCTGAAAATCAATGGCTCGAAAAGATTATTAAAAATTAATATCTTTTACCAATAATTTCAAAAGGCTGGTTCTTTAACCAGCCTTTTGTTTTTAATAAGCATGAAAATGAATACCAGATGAAACTGATTACAGATGCCGGCTCCTCGAAGTCGGAATGGATGTTGGTCAAAGAAGACGGAAGCAAAATAATGACAGAGCTGAGAGGCTTGAATCCTGTCCTTCATTCAGAGGAATTTATTTCTGAAACTGTTGTAAATGGTCTTAAACCGGCTATTCAATTTCAGGAGGTAAAGGAGATATTCTATTATGGTGCCGGATGTACAGCAGGTGAAAATGCTGGCAGAATGCAGGCTTCACTGAAAAATATTTTTCAAAACGCAGCCATATATGTGGAAAGTGACTTGCTGGCTGCTGCAAGAGCTTTATTTTTCAACAACGCTGGTATTGCATGTATCCTCGGAACTGGCTCAAATTCTGGTTTTTTTGACGGAAAAATACTTCATAAAACAATACCATCATTAGGGTATCTGCTTGGTGATGAGGGTTCCGGAGCCTCAATCGGTATGAGGTTTATTAAAGATCTACTCTACAGGAAAGCACCGGAGTTACTTGCTGAAGAATTTTTGAGTGAATTCAGTGTGAATCGTGAAAATATTATTCCGTACATCTATAGCCTGAAACAGCAGAATGTTTTTTTTGCCAAGGTGGGTGGATTTTTAACAAAACATCATCATGATAGTTATGTTGAGGAACTAATTATGAAATGCTTCAGAGAATTTATTGAAATTCAGGTGTATCCGTATTTTGAAATCTGGAAAAACAGGCAGGCAGGTTTTGTGGGCTCTATCGCATTCTTCAATAAGGAAATTTTGCAGAAAGCTGCTGATCAGTTTGGGTTGGATATTGTTATGATATTACAAAAACCAACAGAACGATTGGTTGAATATCATTGTAAATTTTAGTTAATGTGACCCCCATTTGTCTTTGTGATTTATGGAAGGGTTTTAATTTTGCACCAAATCTGAAGCTGATATGCACGATATAGAACCATTTTTTTTATGGCGCGACTACTATAAAGCTGAAAATGACAGATGGTCGCCTTTTTATCAGCGTCAGTACGATGAATTTAGTTTTACCAATGCCATATACAATTATGTCATCCATCCTCAATGGGACGACATAGGCTCTGATACGCTTTTTATCAAGATTTTGTATGTAAATTATGATGAAGCCTTTGCCATAATCGAAATGATAGGAGAGTGGAACGATTGTATTGGGAATGACATCATGTTTTTAAAACGTGACATTCTCGATATTATGATTGACAGAGGTGTCAGGAAATTTATTTTAATTGCAGAGAATGTACTCAACTTTCATTATGATATGGACGACTATTATGCT comes from the Sphingobacteriales bacterium genome and includes:
- a CDS encoding DUF5011 domain-containing protein; protein product: MIKNCTRIFTGLLFTGLLFFSMQSFGQLSGNYTIGGTGANYATFTAAVNALSTYGVSGPVTFTVAAGTYNEQISISSITGASATNTITFDGVDKNTRILTYSASSTANMATVTFNACSYVTFKNLTINSTGSSYALGVYFAPYSTYNKVTNCNIVVPQISSTYVGAVRATSAQSSYSSACAGLKYNEVSYNYISGGYFTVVFYGNQYSGSYDNIGNKFNYNTVDWAYYYKLYWYYQGTYEVIGNKFTKAYGAGYGYPTYIYYCSEGKVNENFIPMGFYGLMLYYENYASGATSKTTEVYNNMIMDPVYTSYHYGIYTYYGYNLQIYHNSIWVMPGSSSTSYSCLYDYYGYYHKIKNNIFVNTGNGSCMYLYYNAIYSGDVDYNNYYSTGSYFVIWQGTMYSNISSLKSGISNQNQNSVSETPHFTNIADLHYSFGTIPKFAPYLSQVPKDIDLQNRNTTSTMLGADEQEFPDYDLDIISIVSPEVPAVGNNIVKIKFVNGGSKPIPAQTLYFSYQVNGGSWTNGTLTLTSPIQPFTQPIEYTFSTPWYIASAGTYTLTVRNYPQISGDPDNSDEISVTTCTGFQGNYTIDAAGGGNFTNFDDAISQMVNCGVSGPVYFTVKAGTYGAFQLNEIKGVSATNTIKFIGEDKSKVIIQHAGSTTNDGLQANIRFNGADYITIANMTIINTGTSYGEGIHLINKSNYNTFENLDIKVASNTSTYILPLVGSGNFTSYSSQAEWGNYNTFKNVSTDKGYFGIVMYGPVVYNTFDHCTVENAYYYGMYLYYSTKTKVQYCKIWKFGYSSAYGILSYYGDGDTIVGNYIEPGQYGIMSYYQNYYNQNSRSLLANNMITNFMNTQYQTGFYIYYNYYTQVVNNAVWVDGSYNYYSYAAILDYYYNYYTTIANNILISTNQTYLYSHYYPTSPSGMVVDYNVYYHTGTASTYFSIYGTGYSYQNFVARTAELGPHDQNSWYQQDPQVVGKTDLHLPKGTLGRYGYYVPGNKFDFDGDPRCALATFVGPDEPTWKVVKSDFVYDDTMCRQAPVTFYNTGVEKDPRVTKWFVRNVLKATTFHFTTTIQDKGYDTITLVQQTCASTDTITKRVFFDDVQATPAVEFMVSKNVVEVNEVVQLGDLSKNCPTEWEWEFSPAKKFNPLTNKMEDVVEYVDNTTATSQNPRVIFKFSGEYDVCLTAKNSKGTSPKTCKTGYINVKFSDNMCGVSNFVDQAFGVIYDDGGPTGNHGKEKKCTYLIKACGNVVDVTLSDFNLGAEAYLRLYDGSSNQGTPLWNPAYGPKGMTGNMNDLRFQSSFQVTKTGMLYVEFVSDVQAGSGFKLEWASSGKGSYQKPVASFDCADSGCIGVPFYYQNTSMADPKATVFFWDFNGNGIIDSREYDGVFIDNSFQGVAATYKTILIANNCAGTDTAEKIVTLINPQKAPTGVIHVDVPAPVANQDVVTLSTVSPALTCVNTWEWSITPSTFYFEAGTDKYSENPKIVFQDTNCYDISVVMGNKNTAWKTQTTKLCAVKPKTYCNAVVMNTHPDMGISRVKVGSIDNTSDIGVTPYSNFTNTTSTNLYMGQDYEITLERQTNFNKLTARVWIDWNNDGDMDDPGEEIAATNNYTGLSWTAKFTVPATASLGASMMRVSVGFGVYQNKPCGPLQFGEVEDYRVFISPDNEPPVITINGSNPASVEVGYPYTDDGAIATDNIMGNITNTLYNGNPLFTTYNAVKTDKMGTYFVYYNACDTLGNCSDARRTVYVTEDKTPPVITLIGGDPIYVAVNKPFVDTFFKATDLADGDITNKVQISGNLDVYKLGSYTRQYYVEDNAGLSDTKTRTIIVVDNAAPDIALIGDNPMYLEIMKPFTDPGVTYSDNYWPNNKIALSVSGLVDNTKIGSYTITYSVTDYSGNGPNSITRTVIVWDSTAPVIEAMGGDVIEHEVNTQFIDPGLNIIDNSLSGFTVTRWGSFLTKFPNEFPTKLGNFIIFYKVTDAAGNVSEILGRIIKVVDTKAPVLTLNGSPYVIIEKWDNYVDAGYTISDNYYDVGDLDITVDNTVNVHEPGLYHVCYQATDPSGNKTPEVCRIVKVIYVNTGVEEANSSKVSVYPNPTNGNISVDLRLPLNTEVTVSITDMMGREIVVLNKGMLKNAKFDVDLSNFSSGVYFVKVQTAENQWLEKIIKN
- a CDS encoding GH3 auxin-responsive promoter family protein, producing the protein MGRFLNRTIEKGLSRRYRRLQWSVENPFKAQEKILNYLILKLKSTKYANVISRKSIKNASDFFSLIPVSDYESLKPFIQQALKGENHILWPGRVRWFAKSSGTTSDKSKFIPVSRQTLKDCHYKAGRDMLAVFVKNYPETSIFYGSGLIIGGSTQLNREYEKSVTGDISAILSENLPLWTKFWQNPGKRILQIADWEEKINVMAREMPAKNITHITGVPTWTCVLFDKILQNTGAANIHEVWPNLELFIHGGVSFSPYRQLFGNYLPGSQIKYLETYNASEGFFGFQDDPSRSDFLLLLNHGIFYEFIPTDGLTQNHHETIGLSEVKTGINYAMVISTNSGLWRYLIGDTIVFTSIHPYRFILSGRTKHFINAFGEELIIDNAEKAIAYACRKTSAIIRDYTAGPVFLSRNRSGAHEWLIEFQKEPDDLELFISFLDEKLKELNSDYETKRSGDLALGRPVVRVMPEGTFYNWLKNKGKLGGQHKVPRLSNNRLLIEEILSISGQ
- a CDS encoding lycopene cyclase domain-containing protein, producing the protein MKFLYLLIIIFTFIFPLILSFDKKVHFCTNWKYLIPSVIVSMLVFIPWDILFTRAGVWGFNKIYISGIYLFNLPVEEWMFFIVVPYACIFIYEVLIAYGVKNYFHSSVKYISPALSVILLTIAFVNYGKIYTFITFTLASILIIINQYVLKHEFLSRFYLSYLVMLIPFFLVNGLLTGSFIPEEVVWYNQAENLGIRIFTIPLEDFVYGFSLILLNLTVYHFIKIRLEAKKFAFHSSGVSENVVN
- a CDS encoding beta-carotene hydroxylase translates to MTIQIILFIASFLFMEFVAWFTHKYVMHGFLWSLHKDHHIRDGRKLEKNDWFAVIFAVPGILLTILGTVPVVNIKFSIGLGISLYGLFYFLFHDIYVHQRIRLFKNFSNRYLRATVQAHLDHHLPHSQKNYGFLIAPLSYYRQEFRKNKSQ